The following are encoded together in the Streptomyces sp. NBC_00358 genome:
- the ctaE gene encoding aa3-type cytochrome oxidase subunit III, whose protein sequence is MSVVATATTVETGHAHPSVNRPNLTSVGTIIWLSSELMFFAALFAMYFTLRSVTGPDHWKEMAGHLNLPFSATNTTILVLSSLTCQLGVFAAERGDVKKLRMWFIVTFIMGAIFIGGQVFEYTELVKKDGLSLSSDPYGSVFYLTTGFHGLHVTGGLIAFLLVLGRTYAARRFTHEQATAAIVVSYYWHFVDVVWIGLFATIYLIK, encoded by the coding sequence ATGTCGGTCGTGGCGACAGCAACGACAGTAGAAACCGGGCACGCGCACCCGTCGGTCAATCGGCCGAACCTCACCAGCGTCGGAACCATCATCTGGCTGAGTTCCGAGCTGATGTTCTTCGCGGCCCTCTTCGCGATGTACTTCACCCTGCGATCGGTGACCGGGCCGGATCACTGGAAGGAGATGGCAGGCCATCTCAACCTTCCGTTCTCCGCGACGAACACCACGATCCTGGTGCTCTCCTCCCTGACCTGCCAGCTCGGCGTGTTCGCCGCCGAGCGCGGGGACGTGAAGAAGCTCAGGATGTGGTTCATCGTCACCTTCATCATGGGTGCGATCTTCATCGGCGGTCAGGTCTTCGAGTACACCGAACTGGTCAAGAAGGACGGGCTCTCGCTCTCCTCCGACCCGTACGGCTCGGTGTTCTACCTGACCACCGGCTTCCACGGACTGCATGTGACGGGCGGACTCATCGCCTTCCTGCTGGTCCTCGGTCGCACCTACGCGGCTCGGAGGTTCACTCACGAGCAGGCAACCGCCGCCATCGTCGTGTCCTACTACTGGCACTTCGTCGATGTCGTCTGGATCGGCCTTTTCGCCACGATCTACCTGATCAAGTAA
- the qcrC gene encoding cytochrome bc1 complex diheme cytochrome c subunit has product MKKLSARRRHPLAAVVVLLLALAATGGLYAAFAPAGKAQADETAQSLGITEGQKLYSVGCASCHGSGGQGSSDGPSLVGVGAAAVDFQVGTGRMPAQQPGAQIPRKKVIYSQAEIDQIAAYIASLGAGPTIPTKSQVSPEGADIANGGELFRTNCAQCHNFTGKGGALTHGKFAPSLEGVDPKHIYEAMQTGPQNMPSFPDTTLTEKNKKDIIAYLDAVNGDDTESPGGLELGGLGPVSEGLFGWVFGLGTLVAVAVWVAARTAKAKKS; this is encoded by the coding sequence GTGAAAAAGCTCTCCGCACGACGACGCCATCCGCTGGCGGCGGTCGTCGTCCTACTCCTCGCGCTGGCGGCCACCGGGGGGCTGTACGCCGCGTTCGCTCCCGCGGGCAAGGCGCAGGCCGATGAAACCGCCCAGTCCCTCGGTATCACCGAGGGCCAGAAGCTGTACTCCGTGGGCTGCGCAAGCTGCCACGGATCCGGCGGTCAGGGCAGCTCCGACGGTCCGAGCCTGGTGGGTGTGGGCGCCGCGGCGGTCGACTTCCAGGTCGGTACCGGCCGTATGCCGGCCCAGCAGCCGGGCGCTCAGATCCCGCGCAAGAAGGTCATCTACTCGCAGGCCGAGATCGACCAGATCGCGGCCTACATCGCCTCGCTCGGCGCCGGACCCACGATTCCGACCAAGAGCCAGGTCAGCCCCGAGGGCGCGGACATCGCCAACGGCGGTGAACTCTTCCGCACCAACTGCGCCCAGTGCCACAACTTCACCGGCAAGGGTGGCGCGCTGACGCACGGCAAGTTCGCGCCCAGCCTGGAGGGTGTCGACCCGAAGCACATCTACGAGGCCATGCAGACGGGCCCGCAGAACATGCCGTCCTTCCCCGACACCACGCTGACGGAGAAGAACAAGAAGGACATCATCGCGTACCTCGACGCGGTCAACGGTGACGACACCGAGAGCCCGGGCGGTCTTGAGCTGGGCGGCCTCGGGCCGGTCAGCGAGGGCCTGTTCGGCTGGGTCTTCGGTCTCGGAACCCTGGTCGCCGTCGCCGTCTGGGTCGCCGCTCGGACCGCAAAGGCCAAGAAGTCATGA
- a CDS encoding cytochrome c oxidase subunit 4 yields MKVQGKMFLWLAVFILIMGIVYGVWSKEPAGTTALFMGFGLSMMIGYYLAFTARRVDQLAQDNKEADVADEAGEVGFFSPHSWQPLSLGVGGALAFTSVVFGWWLLYFSAPLIVLGLWGWVFEYYHGENRTQ; encoded by the coding sequence GTGAAGGTCCAAGGCAAGATGTTCCTCTGGCTGGCCGTGTTCATCCTCATCATGGGGATCGTCTACGGCGTGTGGTCCAAGGAGCCGGCCGGTACCACGGCCCTCTTCATGGGCTTCGGCCTCAGCATGATGATCGGCTACTACCTGGCCTTCACGGCCCGGCGGGTCGACCAGCTCGCGCAGGACAACAAGGAGGCCGACGTCGCGGACGAGGCCGGCGAGGTGGGCTTCTTCAGCCCGCACAGCTGGCAGCCGCTCTCGCTCGGGGTCGGCGGCGCGCTCGCCTTCACCTCCGTCGTCTTCGGCTGGTGGCTGCTGTACTTCTCGGCACCGCTCATCGTGCTCGGCCTGTGGGGCTGGGTCTTCGAGTACTACCACGGTGAGAACCGCACCCAGTAG
- a CDS encoding L,D-transpeptidase, producing MNHSPRIRTVVSCTALVVALGAGATACGSDGHPLSAKPYDAAGQISFKGLAGDGRKSAKVDPDKPLEITSESDSGRITDVTATDASGRYVAGELAADGSRWHSTSPLAAGAHYTVRVSTEDEDGAPGRKVIGFDTSTPRTKKLLNVEFGPKAGKYGVGQPITAELSAPVKDKAARTVVERALRVDSTPAVDGTWYWVDDKTLHYRPKDYWPVHATITAHSNLAGVRIGERLWGGDAKPVKITTGDRLIAMTDAATHSMTVYRDGQDIKEIPVTTGKPGFDTRNGVKVVLGKESLVRMRGTSIGIAEGSSDSYDLEVRYATRVTWSGEYVHAAPWSTGSQGYANVSHGCTGMSTENAEWFFDTFNEGDIVKVVNSDGKTMDAFGNGFGDWNLGWKSWRAGSALVGGSPDAPSPAQRARLRPESV from the coding sequence ATGAACCACTCACCGCGAATCCGCACGGTCGTCAGCTGCACCGCGCTGGTGGTCGCCCTCGGAGCGGGCGCCACCGCCTGCGGCTCCGACGGCCACCCGCTCTCGGCGAAGCCGTACGACGCGGCGGGACAGATCTCGTTCAAGGGCCTCGCCGGAGACGGTAGGAAGTCGGCCAAGGTCGACCCCGACAAGCCTCTGGAAATCACCTCCGAGAGTGACAGCGGGCGCATCACCGACGTGACCGCCACGGACGCGTCAGGACGCTACGTCGCGGGCGAACTGGCCGCCGACGGCAGCCGCTGGCACAGCACCTCGCCGCTCGCCGCAGGCGCCCACTACACGGTCCGTGTGAGCACGGAGGACGAGGACGGCGCCCCCGGCCGCAAGGTCATCGGCTTCGACACCAGCACGCCCAGGACCAAGAAGCTGCTGAACGTCGAGTTCGGGCCCAAGGCGGGCAAGTACGGCGTCGGCCAGCCCATAACCGCCGAACTCAGCGCCCCCGTCAAGGACAAGGCGGCCCGCACCGTCGTCGAACGCGCCCTCAGGGTCGACTCCACCCCCGCGGTGGACGGCACCTGGTACTGGGTGGACGACAAGACGCTGCACTACCGTCCCAAGGACTACTGGCCCGTCCACGCCACCATCACGGCACACAGCAACCTCGCCGGCGTCAGGATCGGCGAGCGCCTGTGGGGCGGCGACGCCAAGCCTGTGAAGATCACCACGGGCGACCGCCTGATCGCCATGACCGACGCCGCCACGCACTCCATGACGGTCTACCGCGACGGCCAGGACATCAAGGAGATCCCCGTCACCACCGGGAAGCCCGGCTTCGACACCCGCAACGGCGTCAAGGTCGTGCTCGGCAAGGAGTCCCTCGTACGGATGCGCGGTACCAGCATCGGTATCGCCGAGGGCAGTTCGGACTCCTACGACCTGGAGGTGCGCTATGCGACCCGGGTCACCTGGAGCGGCGAGTACGTCCACGCCGCGCCCTGGTCGACCGGCTCCCAGGGGTACGCCAACGTCAGCCACGGCTGCACCGGCATGAGCACCGAGAACGCCGAGTGGTTCTTCGACACGTTCAACGAGGGCGACATAGTCAAGGTCGTCAACTCCGACGGCAAGACGATGGACGCGTTCGGCAACGGGTTCGGCGACTGGAACCTCGGCTGGAAGAGCTGGCGCGCGGGCAGCGCCCTGGTGGGCGGCTCCCCGGACGCGCCGAGCCCGGCCCAGCGCGCGAGGCTGCGTCCCGAGAGCGTGTGA
- the qcrA gene encoding cytochrome bc1 complex Rieske iron-sulfur subunit, with product MSSQDIPEENVPAERASDDHAEHGHGSVAVADEQNPFADPGLPPHEHRIQDIDERAAKRSERLVAMLFVLSMLATVGFITSYVAIPNDKSIFVFPLGHISALNFALGMSLGVALFAIGAGAVHWARTLMSDVEIADERHPIEAEPAVKAKVMADFKAGAKESALGRRKLIRNTMFGALALFPLSGVMLLRDLGPLPGTKLRHTLWSKGKLLVNMNTNEPLRPSDVAVGSLTFAKPEGLETDDEDFQKEIAKAALMIIRLQPDNIKDKQEVEWSYDGIVAFSKICTHVGCPISLYEQQTHHALCPCHQSTFDLSDGARVIFGPAGHALPQLQIGVNAEGYLEALSDFTQPVGPAFWERG from the coding sequence ATGAGTAGCCAAGACATTCCAGAAGAGAACGTGCCCGCTGAGCGGGCCTCCGACGACCACGCCGAGCACGGTCATGGCTCGGTAGCCGTCGCGGACGAGCAGAACCCGTTCGCGGACCCGGGGCTGCCGCCCCACGAGCACCGCATCCAGGACATCGACGAGCGGGCCGCCAAGCGGTCCGAGCGCCTTGTCGCCATGCTGTTCGTGCTGTCGATGCTGGCCACCGTCGGCTTCATCACCTCGTACGTGGCGATCCCGAACGACAAGTCGATCTTCGTCTTCCCGCTCGGGCACATCAGCGCGCTGAACTTCGCGCTGGGCATGTCGCTCGGTGTGGCGCTCTTCGCCATCGGCGCGGGCGCGGTCCACTGGGCCCGCACCCTGATGTCCGACGTGGAGATCGCCGACGAGCGTCACCCGATCGAGGCGGAGCCCGCGGTCAAGGCCAAGGTCATGGCCGACTTCAAGGCCGGTGCCAAGGAGTCCGCGCTCGGCCGCCGCAAGCTGATCCGCAACACGATGTTCGGCGCGCTGGCCCTGTTCCCGCTCTCCGGCGTCATGCTGCTGCGCGACCTCGGCCCGCTGCCCGGCACGAAGCTGCGCCACACGCTGTGGTCCAAGGGCAAGCTCCTCGTCAACATGAACACGAACGAGCCGCTGCGTCCCTCGGACGTGGCAGTCGGTTCGCTCACCTTCGCCAAGCCCGAGGGCCTGGAGACGGACGACGAGGACTTCCAGAAGGAGATCGCCAAGGCGGCCCTGATGATCATCCGGCTCCAGCCGGACAACATCAAGGACAAGCAGGAAGTCGAGTGGTCCTACGACGGCATCGTGGCCTTCTCGAAGATCTGCACCCACGTCGGCTGCCCGATCTCCCTGTACGAGCAGCAGACGCACCACGCGCTCTGCCCGTGCCACCAGTCCACCTTCGACCTCTCCGACGGCGCCCGGGTCATCTTCGGCCCGGCGGGTCACGCCCTGCCGCAGCTGCAGATCGGTGTGAACGCTGAGGGCTACCTCGAGGCGCTCAGCGACTTCACGCAGCCCGTCGGTCCTGCATTCTGGGAGCGCGGATGA